One genomic region from Bacillus sp. SLBN-46 encodes:
- a CDS encoding histidine kinase — MNSSSNSQKKERLSSNFLLCVSLIGIWIFIQFGLVKITAPNEIMILALLVVFLLIVELFPLPVWKGTVTISFPLVYAIYVMDGLSYTILSYGCIVAMINLYKRRPLRIVVFNPALLLISFYIAHVISQWFLSFLTIELQSRFLQGVLHFSLLILPFYLVNNLIVDVLLTIRPQTYNFRIWKRKTLQELNSFLLSYGYLVLFYFLGNQNRGEIDVFSFFFFFAPLVCFALLSSIIANLKKEKSKLKALFSISSELNKKIAAPDWLSFLANNLQEFIDVDAWILWKREKKGWNLRFASGLVMDEIILSDETAQAFDKTRQLVVYHHTKKDAGPAGKIFSEEVGSLLYAPLVLENELVGMFVFGRVRSKSFTEEDMQSAATLANQLAVLIKTKWLFAEQEKRLILEERNRIARDIHDGVAQSLAGAIMNLETATRKFNKMPDDSFRLMVESTEKLRRSLKEVRESIYALRPYPTERVGLLSAIASKISAIQRDTNMDISFDTRGTEFQLSPMVEKIIFDICNESMQNALKHAEATKIDILLSYQKEHVLLKIKDNGKGFSLFQAMIKARQHPHFGILHMNEAAEKIQASLQVDSREGAGTEIMLTVPRMGIEGSDLRDQAYASR, encoded by the coding sequence ATGAATAGTTCGTCCAATTCGCAAAAAAAGGAACGGTTATCAAGCAACTTTTTACTGTGTGTCTCCCTTATTGGCATTTGGATCTTTATCCAATTTGGACTAGTAAAAATAACGGCACCCAATGAAATAATGATTCTTGCTTTATTAGTTGTTTTTCTACTGATTGTCGAGCTATTTCCATTGCCAGTTTGGAAAGGCACCGTTACGATTTCCTTTCCACTCGTGTATGCCATTTATGTAATGGATGGCCTTTCATATACAATCCTATCCTATGGATGTATCGTGGCTATGATTAATCTCTACAAAAGAAGGCCGCTCAGGATTGTGGTTTTTAATCCTGCCCTGCTACTTATCAGTTTTTATATTGCACACGTTATCAGTCAATGGTTCTTATCCTTTTTAACAATTGAGCTTCAGTCAAGATTCCTGCAAGGAGTTCTTCACTTTAGCTTGCTCATCCTCCCTTTTTATCTTGTTAATAATTTAATTGTTGATGTGCTGCTTACGATTAGACCACAAACCTATAACTTCCGTATATGGAAGCGAAAAACACTGCAGGAATTAAATAGTTTCCTACTTTCATATGGATACCTGGTCCTTTTTTATTTTCTTGGAAATCAAAACAGAGGAGAAATTGATGTCTTTTCGTTCTTTTTCTTTTTTGCTCCATTAGTGTGTTTTGCGCTTTTAAGTTCCATTATTGCCAATTTAAAAAAGGAGAAATCAAAATTAAAGGCACTATTTAGTATCTCTTCTGAACTTAATAAAAAAATTGCAGCACCTGATTGGTTATCTTTTTTAGCCAATAATCTTCAGGAATTTATAGATGTGGATGCCTGGATTTTATGGAAAAGAGAAAAAAAGGGTTGGAATCTAAGGTTTGCCTCAGGATTAGTTATGGATGAAATTATTTTATCAGATGAAACGGCTCAGGCGTTTGATAAAACCAGGCAGTTGGTCGTTTATCATCATACGAAAAAGGATGCGGGGCCCGCGGGCAAAATATTTTCAGAAGAAGTGGGGTCGTTATTATATGCCCCATTAGTGCTTGAAAATGAGCTGGTTGGTATGTTTGTCTTTGGAAGGGTTCGGTCAAAAAGCTTTACGGAAGAAGATATGCAGTCAGCTGCTACCCTTGCCAATCAGTTAGCCGTCTTAATTAAGACGAAATGGCTGTTTGCTGAACAGGAAAAAAGGCTGATTTTAGAAGAAAGAAATCGAATTGCGCGTGATATTCATGATGGGGTGGCTCAATCATTAGCAGGAGCCATCATGAATTTGGAGACAGCCACTCGGAAATTCAACAAAATGCCAGATGATTCGTTCCGACTAATGGTAGAAAGCACGGAAAAGCTGAGGAGAAGCTTAAAGGAAGTCAGGGAATCGATCTATGCTCTTCGCCCTTACCCAACGGAACGCGTGGGGCTGCTGTCGGCGATTGCCTCAAAAATTAGTGCGATTCAACGAGATACAAACATGGACATATCGTTTGATACCCGCGGCACTGAGTTTCAGTTAAGCCCTATGGTGGAAAAGATTATATTCGATATCTGTAATGAGAGTATGCAGAATGCCCTTAAGCATGCAGAGGCAACGAAGATTGACATCTTATTAAGCTATCAAAAGGAGCATGTTCTCTTAAAAATTAAGGATAATGGGAAGGGATTTTCATTATTCCAGGCGATGATTAAAGCAAGGCAGCACCCCCATTTTGGAATTCTGCATATGAATGAGGCGGCCGAGAAAATCCAAGCCTCGCTTCAAGTAGACAGTAGAGAAGGAGCAGGAACGGAGATTATGTTAACCGTACCGAGAATGGGAATTGAAGGGAGTGACTTACGTGATCAAGCTTATGCTAGTCGATGA
- a CDS encoding ABC transporter ATP-binding protein, translating into MIKVSNLNQSFGKKLVLDAVTVEIQKNEICALVGRNGAGKSTFINSLLGLLPVKKGTIAINGVEVTKKNNEWKKAIAYLPEKFMLYPMLTGLENMTFFAEAVFKQEDAERIQQVLTAVRLWDDRDVQVKKYSKGMLQRLGLAITLYQDSSILILDEPTSGIDPMGRKEILEVLGSLQDKTILLSSHHLDEIKQVCTHVAYLNDGKMEKYTVEEFLNTHNLGGIVS; encoded by the coding sequence ATGATTAAAGTATCAAATTTAAACCAATCCTTCGGGAAAAAGCTTGTATTAGATGCAGTTACCGTTGAGATACAGAAAAATGAGATCTGTGCCCTTGTCGGCCGCAATGGGGCCGGTAAATCCACCTTTATCAATAGCCTTCTAGGGCTCTTACCCGTTAAGAAAGGGACGATTGCCATTAATGGAGTTGAAGTGACGAAGAAAAATAACGAATGGAAAAAGGCCATTGCTTACTTACCGGAAAAATTTATGCTCTATCCCATGCTGACAGGTCTTGAGAATATGACCTTTTTCGCAGAAGCAGTGTTTAAACAAGAGGATGCGGAGCGTATTCAACAGGTGTTGACCGCCGTGAGGCTGTGGGACGACCGCGATGTTCAGGTAAAGAAATATTCCAAGGGAATGCTGCAGCGCCTTGGCCTCGCGATTACCTTGTATCAAGATTCATCTATTCTGATTCTAGATGAACCGACAAGTGGCATTGATCCCATGGGGCGAAAGGAAATCTTAGAGGTGTTAGGCTCTCTTCAAGATAAAACCATTTTGCTCTCCTCTCACCATTTGGATGAAATTAAGCAGGTATGTACTCATGTGGCTTATTTAAATGATGGAAAAATGGAAAAGTATACAGTAGAGGAATTTTTAAACACTCATAACCTAGGAGGAATCGTCTCATGA
- a CDS encoding ABC transporter permease subunit: MHYIWKEWKENIRGKGLWLSLSIIVLISISILFRSSVLSFDKGFYVLLINLFDTIIYFIPILCLFIGAFSIFQEKEQKTLIMLLTKKDNFSTFFVKKSLGLYTVVLVPLLAWFFLYLLLLKFNFQLDMKGYLIFVVAIICLALVFLQMGAAIGSFSRSRMQIIGYTIFVWFYFFFLHDFILLSFLPDVTHENVKLFSSAYFLNPLQAVRMFLETGMGVYSFGHMSRLLQAFMWTKPVFFLLGNLAFWLMISYSTAIMFNRKEGYE, encoded by the coding sequence ATGCATTACATTTGGAAGGAATGGAAGGAAAATATAAGAGGAAAAGGACTATGGCTATCCTTAAGTATCATCGTTCTCATTTCAATCAGTATCTTGTTTCGTTCCTCTGTCCTTTCATTTGATAAAGGCTTTTATGTTCTCTTAATCAATCTATTTGATACGATTATTTACTTTATCCCGATCCTTTGCTTATTCATCGGGGCCTTCTCCATTTTTCAGGAAAAGGAACAAAAAACGTTAATCATGTTACTAACGAAGAAAGACAATTTTTCTACCTTCTTCGTTAAAAAAAGTCTGGGACTGTATACCGTGGTTTTAGTCCCGCTTCTAGCTTGGTTTTTCTTATATTTACTATTGTTAAAGTTTAATTTTCAACTTGATATGAAGGGCTATCTTATCTTTGTAGTAGCTATTATCTGCTTAGCCTTAGTATTTTTACAAATGGGTGCAGCCATTGGCAGCTTCAGCCGTTCGCGGATGCAGATTATCGGTTATACCATTTTCGTCTGGTTTTACTTCTTCTTTTTACATGACTTTATCTTGCTCTCATTTTTACCTGACGTGACCCATGAAAATGTAAAACTCTTTTCATCCGCCTACTTTTTAAATCCATTACAGGCAGTGAGGATGTTCCTCGAGACGGGGATGGGCGTGTATTCCTTCGGCCATATGTCACGACTCCTGCAGGCCTTTATGTGGACGAAGCCCGTATTCTTTTTATTGGGAAATTTAGCGTTTTGGCTTATGATTTCCTACTCAACTGCCATTATGTTCAACAGAAAGGAGGGGTATGAATGA
- a CDS encoding response regulator transcription factor, translating to MIKLMLVDDHAVLRDGLKNIVGMEADIEVVAEAVNGNDAIAKVDEILPDVILMDINIPEKNGIEATSVIKERYPAVKILILTMHDHDEFFMSAIREGADGYLLKDAPSQHVIDAIRAVANGQSVIHPAMTKKFLGFHQPKAEPVEEKSESVLTAREKEVLLCLVKGMNNKEIAQSLYISDKTVKIHVSNIFKKLGVKSRSQVVIYAVQNQLVPLS from the coding sequence GTGATCAAGCTTATGCTAGTCGATGATCATGCGGTATTGCGAGATGGTCTCAAAAACATAGTAGGGATGGAAGCCGATATTGAAGTAGTGGCAGAAGCGGTAAATGGGAATGATGCGATTGCGAAGGTGGATGAGATTTTACCGGATGTCATTCTAATGGATATTAATATTCCTGAAAAAAATGGCATAGAAGCAACAAGTGTGATAAAAGAGCGTTATCCGGCTGTTAAAATTCTCATTTTGACCATGCATGATCATGATGAGTTCTTTATGTCAGCCATCCGCGAAGGAGCGGATGGATATCTTCTGAAGGATGCTCCTTCACAGCATGTCATTGATGCGATCCGTGCGGTTGCAAATGGTCAGTCGGTTATTCACCCTGCTATGACAAAGAAGTTTCTAGGTTTCCACCAGCCGAAGGCAGAGCCTGTCGAAGAAAAGAGTGAATCCGTGCTGACCGCAAGGGAAAAAGAAGTGCTTTTGTGTCTGGTTAAAGGAATGAATAACAAGGAGATCGCGCAAAGTCTATATATCAGTGATAAAACCGTAAAAATTCATGTCAGCAACATCTTCAAAAAACTTGGCGTAAAAAGCCGTTCCCAGGTCGTCATCTACGCTGTCCAAAACCAGCTCGTCCCATTATCATAA
- the ybaK gene encoding Cys-tRNA(Pro) deacylase, with the protein MAQTKTNAMRILDAKKIEYNMLTYDNKDGKIDGISVARKIGREPKEVYKTLVAQGPSKHIYVFVIPVAEELDLKKAARAAGEKSMEMLPVKDIQKWTGYIRGGCSPIGMKKEYKTFLDESCSDLPEMVVSAGKIGVQIVLEPSVLKEVTKAEIMDIIK; encoded by the coding sequence ATGGCACAGACTAAAACTAACGCAATGCGCATACTGGATGCGAAAAAAATCGAATATAACATGCTTACATACGATAATAAAGACGGAAAAATTGATGGAATTTCTGTAGCGAGAAAAATTGGTCGAGAGCCAAAGGAAGTCTATAAGACACTTGTGGCACAAGGACCAAGCAAACATATTTATGTATTCGTCATTCCCGTTGCCGAGGAATTGGATTTGAAAAAGGCAGCAAGAGCGGCGGGTGAAAAAAGCATGGAGATGCTCCCTGTAAAGGATATTCAAAAATGGACAGGCTATATCCGTGGTGGCTGCTCCCCTATCGGAATGAAAAAAGAATACAAGACCTTTTTGGACGAAAGCTGCAGCGATTTGCCTGAGATGGTGGTCAGCGCAGGCAAGATTGGCGTTCAAATAGTACTGGAGCCTAGTGTATTAAAAGAAGTAACAAAGGCAGAAATTATGGACATTATTAAATGA
- a CDS encoding PRK06851 family protein encodes MAGKIRNYFAGGNTARGFHNLYDSNLQGLDRLFILKGGPGTGKSSLMKKVGNEWVEQGYDVEFLHCSSDNNSIDGVLIPALKVGIVDGTAPHVIEPNAPGAVEEYINLGEAWNARALSVQKYVIQKLTRQISQSFQKAYATFKEALEIHDDWEKIYINSMDFKKADQLTKKLIDTFFGKMRLNKTPDVRHRFLGAATPKGAVDFVPNLTEEIPKRYFIKGRPGSGKSTMLKKLAAAAEERGVDVEIYHCGFDPNSLDMCIFRELGIAIFDSTAPHEYFPSRDGDEILDMYELLIEPGTDEIFADFISKISAKYKNKMTEATSYLAKAKELHDELEEIYVAAMDFSVVEKIQNKIAEEIKDLASSTVL; translated from the coding sequence ATGGCAGGGAAAATTAGAAATTATTTTGCTGGCGGGAACACAGCCAGAGGTTTCCATAACCTTTACGATTCCAATCTTCAAGGACTAGATCGGTTGTTTATTTTAAAAGGCGGTCCAGGGACAGGTAAATCTTCATTGATGAAAAAAGTAGGAAACGAATGGGTGGAACAAGGCTATGATGTGGAGTTTTTACATTGTTCCTCTGATAATAATTCCATTGATGGCGTGCTCATTCCAGCGTTGAAGGTCGGGATCGTTGATGGAACCGCACCGCATGTCATTGAGCCGAATGCACCTGGAGCAGTGGAAGAATATATCAATCTGGGTGAAGCCTGGAATGCCCGTGCTCTTAGTGTGCAAAAATATGTGATTCAAAAGCTCACTAGACAGATAAGCCAGTCCTTTCAAAAGGCCTACGCAACATTTAAGGAAGCATTAGAAATTCATGATGATTGGGAAAAAATTTATATTAATAGTATGGATTTTAAAAAGGCTGATCAATTAACAAAAAAATTAATTGACACCTTCTTTGGAAAAATGAGATTGAATAAAACGCCTGATGTCCGTCATCGATTCTTAGGTGCAGCCACACCTAAAGGCGCCGTTGATTTCGTTCCGAACTTAACAGAAGAGATTCCTAAACGCTACTTTATTAAAGGGCGCCCTGGTTCCGGGAAATCAACGATGTTGAAAAAACTAGCGGCGGCGGCCGAAGAGCGCGGTGTGGATGTAGAGATTTATCACTGCGGCTTTGATCCAAATAGCCTCGATATGTGTATTTTTAGAGAGCTCGGCATCGCTATTTTTGATAGTACGGCTCCACATGAATACTTTCCGAGCCGTGATGGCGACGAAATCCTCGACATGTATGAACTTTTGATTGAACCGGGAACAGACGAAATTTTTGCTGATTTTATCAGCAAAATTTCTGCCAAATACAAAAATAAAATGACTGAGGCGACCAGCTATCTCGCTAAAGCAAAAGAGCTGCACGATGAGCTTGAAGAAATTTATGTAGCTGCGATGGACTTCTCGGTAGTTGAGAAAATTCAAAATAAAATTGCTGAGGAAATAAAAGATTTAGCGTCTTCTACCGTTCTATAA
- a CDS encoding Cof-type HAD-IIB family hydrolase — protein sequence MIKCIASDMDGTLLNSTQTISEENKKAILKAQAQGIEFVVATGRSYQEATYVLAEAGLKCPVIGVNGAEVRSKDGEVLVATPISKELARRVAAKLVEKDVYFEVYTDKGAYTIDADKAVSILVDIVVSANPEANVHEIVEAAGARIQDGLIHTIEDYEVLFASNDYQIYKFLAFDFDADKLETANQSLAELDDLAVSTSGHENLEITNKNAQKGIALASFVKAKGIELSETMAIGDNFNDVSMFEAAGRSVAMGNAGSYIKSLCDAVTASNNEHGVAKAILEVL from the coding sequence ATGATTAAATGTATTGCATCAGACATGGATGGAACATTATTGAATTCCACACAAACAATCAGTGAAGAAAATAAAAAAGCGATTCTAAAAGCACAGGCACAAGGAATTGAATTTGTTGTGGCAACGGGCAGGTCTTATCAGGAGGCAACCTATGTATTAGCTGAAGCGGGTTTAAAATGCCCGGTGATTGGTGTGAATGGTGCAGAGGTACGCTCGAAGGACGGTGAAGTTCTTGTTGCGACTCCAATCAGTAAAGAGCTGGCTAGAAGGGTGGCAGCTAAGCTGGTTGAAAAAGACGTGTATTTCGAAGTGTATACCGACAAGGGAGCCTATACGATTGATGCGGATAAGGCAGTCTCCATTCTAGTCGACATCGTTGTCAGTGCGAATCCAGAGGCAAATGTCCACGAGATTGTGGAGGCAGCGGGGGCAAGGATACAAGATGGCTTAATTCATACCATTGAAGATTATGAGGTTCTATTTGCCAGTAATGACTATCAAATCTATAAATTTCTAGCATTTGATTTTGACGCAGACAAATTAGAAACAGCTAATCAATCTCTTGCTGAGTTGGACGACCTGGCTGTATCCACTTCAGGTCATGAGAATTTGGAAATTACCAATAAGAATGCTCAAAAGGGCATTGCGCTTGCATCTTTTGTAAAAGCAAAGGGAATCGAGCTATCTGAGACGATGGCAATTGGTGATAACTTTAATGATGTCTCGATGTTTGAAGCAGCAGGAAGATCGGTTGCGATGGGAAATGCTGGCTCATATATAAAGTCCTTGTGTGATGCGGTGACAGCTTCCAACAACGAGCATGGTGTGGCCAAGGCTATTCTCGAGGTTTTATAG
- a CDS encoding S8 family serine peptidase translates to MKRWLSVLLTLVILVSLVIPGLSKANAEGASAFIDSKLLKALDTAVDPLQVIVTFDGQGAPSKDQLNLLNSLGISKGLSMKALPMAGVLATKDQINKLAASPGVKSIYLNRKLTYFNADATSLTGVDKVRTDTAMQKANGGLPITGKGIGVVINDSGVDGTHKDLQFGSHLVQNVMASTNLNSLEPSLLPITYVENVPNTDSNSGHGTHVAGIVGGTGESSNGKYEGVAPGASLIGYGSGAALFVLDGIGGFDYAITHQSEYNIRVITNSWGSSGDFDPNDPINIASKAAHDRSITVLFAAGNEGPGENTHNPYAKAPWVISVAAGEKDGSLADFSSRGTKGVGGTFEMDGKTWTWKDEPSVTAPGVDIISTRVLAPVSTLGATTDAELIEPAYLPYYTAMSGTSMATPHVAGITALMLEAKPTLSPDEIKKILQDTATNMPGYETWEVGTGYVNAYAALDAVLFENQYGSTVNAYQTFNSNVKSTVTRSPFEVEYNPLLLSSNTYSFSVAEGVSQLSARIDATGLLGQTGNPVNLILVAPDRTEYSSGISLLFALYPDRTASVNSPMAGEWKVRIDGLHGDESNPVGVGLPETIQGMVSIAKVSGYTGLKDISGDPAAAAIQMAVSERLVDGYADGSFKPKQNLLRKELAHYLVMGTGVRQSQTPALKDVSAGDGPFAKAVVAKGAAIRDAVQTQGGIMLLDANGNFNPNGEVNRAELAYSLVQALGLEKQAKEKTGDVTVLYKGERIPIKDSSSIPASLRGYVQLALDLNILNATFQVKQGTYDLVPTVEASFEPSKKVTRGDYAVAVTRYYQAWFQ, encoded by the coding sequence ATGAAAAGGTGGTTATCAGTCCTGCTTACTCTCGTCATACTAGTATCACTTGTAATTCCTGGTCTATCAAAAGCGAACGCTGAAGGGGCCTCTGCTTTCATCGATAGTAAATTGCTCAAGGCACTCGATACGGCCGTAGACCCATTACAGGTGATTGTGACTTTTGACGGGCAGGGGGCGCCTTCAAAGGATCAGCTTAATCTGTTAAATAGTCTAGGAATTTCTAAAGGACTTTCCATGAAAGCTTTACCAATGGCGGGGGTACTTGCAACGAAAGATCAAATCAATAAACTAGCCGCTTCGCCTGGAGTAAAGTCGATTTATTTAAATCGTAAGCTCACTTATTTCAATGCAGATGCGACCAGTTTAACAGGGGTAGATAAAGTCCGAACAGATACAGCGATGCAAAAGGCTAATGGAGGATTGCCGATAACAGGAAAAGGGATTGGTGTGGTAATCAACGACAGCGGTGTGGACGGAACGCATAAAGATCTGCAATTTGGCAGTCACCTAGTCCAAAACGTAATGGCTAGTACAAATTTAAACAGCTTGGAGCCTAGTTTACTACCAATCACTTATGTAGAAAATGTTCCAAACACGGACTCTAATTCCGGACACGGTACGCATGTTGCCGGTATTGTTGGCGGGACAGGAGAAAGCTCAAATGGAAAATATGAAGGGGTTGCTCCAGGTGCTAGTTTAATAGGATACGGTTCAGGTGCAGCCCTCTTTGTTCTTGATGGCATTGGCGGGTTCGATTATGCTATCACCCACCAATCTGAATATAATATTCGAGTGATTACAAATTCCTGGGGTTCATCAGGCGACTTTGATCCAAACGATCCGATTAATATAGCCAGTAAGGCAGCCCATGACCGTAGCATTACCGTCTTATTTGCAGCTGGGAACGAGGGTCCGGGAGAAAACACCCACAACCCTTACGCAAAAGCTCCATGGGTCATCTCTGTGGCTGCCGGAGAAAAAGATGGATCACTGGCAGATTTTTCTTCAAGAGGGACAAAGGGAGTTGGTGGTACCTTTGAAATGGATGGTAAGACGTGGACATGGAAGGATGAACCGAGTGTGACCGCACCAGGAGTCGATATTATTTCAACTCGAGTTCTCGCCCCCGTTTCAACGTTAGGTGCAACAACAGATGCGGAGCTAATAGAACCAGCCTACCTGCCATATTATACAGCCATGAGTGGTACCTCCATGGCAACACCGCATGTGGCAGGGATTACTGCGCTCATGTTAGAGGCAAAGCCCACGTTGTCACCAGATGAAATCAAGAAAATTTTACAGGATACAGCTACAAATATGCCTGGTTATGAAACATGGGAAGTTGGAACCGGCTATGTGAATGCCTATGCCGCACTTGATGCTGTCCTGTTTGAAAACCAATATGGCTCAACCGTAAATGCCTATCAAACATTCAATAGCAATGTCAAATCAACAGTCACGAGATCTCCATTTGAGGTGGAATATAATCCATTATTATTATCATCAAACACCTACTCATTTTCAGTCGCAGAAGGAGTTTCCCAACTCTCTGCTCGAATTGATGCAACAGGACTGCTGGGGCAAACAGGAAACCCAGTGAACCTCATTTTAGTCGCTCCAGACAGGACAGAGTATAGCTCGGGAATCAGCTTATTGTTCGCCCTTTATCCTGATAGGACGGCTTCCGTCAATTCACCCATGGCTGGAGAGTGGAAGGTTAGAATTGACGGGCTGCATGGCGACGAATCCAACCCTGTTGGTGTTGGATTGCCCGAAACAATTCAAGGAATGGTTTCTATCGCGAAGGTGAGCGGCTATACCGGCCTGAAGGATATTTCTGGCGACCCTGCAGCCGCTGCCATTCAAATGGCTGTTAGCGAAAGGCTAGTTGACGGATATGCGGATGGGTCATTTAAACCAAAGCAAAATCTTTTACGAAAGGAACTAGCGCATTATTTAGTCATGGGGACTGGAGTAAGGCAAAGTCAGACTCCAGCTTTAAAGGATGTGTCAGCAGGGGACGGACCATTCGCGAAAGCTGTTGTGGCAAAGGGTGCGGCTATACGTGATGCTGTTCAAACGCAGGGCGGCATTATGCTTCTTGATGCAAACGGCAATTTTAATCCTAATGGTGAGGTCAACCGCGCAGAACTAGCATACTCCCTTGTTCAAGCGCTTGGTTTAGAAAAACAAGCTAAGGAAAAAACAGGAGATGTGACGGTACTTTACAAGGGTGAGCGGATTCCAATTAAGGATAGCTCCTCCATTCCTGCATCGCTTAGAGGCTATGTTCAGTTGGCACTTGACCTGAACATCCTTAATGCCACCTTCCAGGTGAAACAAGGAACATATGATTTAGTCCCAACCGTCGAAGCCAGCTTTGAGCCAAGCAAAAAGGTAACAAGAGGCGATTATGCGGTCGCCGTAACGCGATACTACCAGGCCTGGTTTCAATAA
- a CDS encoding DNA alkylation repair protein yields the protein MSAKTEFLTKLFESNRNEKEAGPMTKYMKNHFPFLGIKSPVRKELEKEFFKETGMLKEPFDQEFIIELWEMDEREYQYMALTYLEKSLKKLQKEHLALMKRLVLEKSWWDTVDAIAAKPVGKIAEKFPEVIEETIDGWAEHDNMWLRRTAILFQLKYKQKTDEERLYRYIKSNSDSKEFFIQKAIGWALREYSKTNPSSVKQFINENSLAPLSVREGSKYVD from the coding sequence TTGTCAGCCAAAACTGAGTTTTTAACCAAGCTATTCGAATCGAACCGCAACGAAAAAGAGGCGGGGCCGATGACGAAGTATATGAAGAATCATTTCCCCTTTTTAGGAATTAAGTCGCCGGTTAGGAAGGAATTAGAAAAGGAATTTTTTAAAGAAACAGGAATGTTGAAAGAGCCATTCGATCAAGAATTTATTATAGAGCTTTGGGAAATGGATGAAAGAGAATATCAATATATGGCCTTAACATATTTGGAAAAGTCGTTGAAAAAACTACAGAAAGAGCATTTAGCCTTAATGAAAAGATTAGTATTGGAGAAATCCTGGTGGGATACGGTGGATGCAATTGCGGCTAAGCCGGTGGGGAAAATAGCAGAAAAGTTTCCGGAAGTAATCGAGGAAACGATTGACGGCTGGGCAGAGCATGACAATATGTGGTTGCGACGAACTGCGATCCTTTTTCAATTAAAATATAAACAGAAAACCGATGAAGAGCGGCTGTATCGATACATAAAGAGCAATTCTGACAGTAAGGAATTTTTTATCCAAAAGGCCATTGGCTGGGCGCTTAGGGAATACTCCAAAACCAATCCGTCCTCGGTGAAGCAGTTTATCAATGAAAACAGTCTTGCCCCGTTAAGCGTAAGGGAAGGGAGCAAATATGTAGACTGA
- a CDS encoding FixH family protein: MKTRTMLVLLLLLSLITGCSSGPDYKIDVTKELYYQKDTALPFEIKVTDNKKAVKGLEVSAQLSMTNMDHGSYDVTFAEGKNGTYSGKVNLPMGGKYEAAFTLEKDGKTSEKVIDITVTKPKGVAKINGEWVTNEDVAFYQFINQLQLEINREAAKKKYTGKQLEEELTYLESQEKVNNNKNQVLTQIIRLRSMAMLANEKGHQATAAEVDAALGKAREQYNQYDSAKRLITEYGKEKFWTTEKQQYEMIVLAQKVQKDLIAKVKKENPTFGEQEVYFQAQKQYEELLVSQVNSLKIEIL, encoded by the coding sequence ATGAAGACACGAACCATGCTCGTCTTACTTCTGCTGCTCAGTTTAATAACCGGCTGCAGCAGTGGCCCTGATTATAAGATCGATGTGACCAAGGAGCTTTACTATCAAAAGGATACCGCTCTGCCGTTTGAAATAAAGGTAACGGACAACAAGAAAGCGGTCAAAGGACTGGAGGTTTCCGCGCAATTATCGATGACCAATATGGATCACGGTTCGTACGACGTAACGTTTGCGGAAGGCAAAAATGGTACGTACTCTGGTAAAGTGAATCTACCTATGGGCGGCAAATATGAAGCAGCGTTTACGTTAGAAAAAGATGGGAAAACGTCAGAAAAGGTTATCGACATTACCGTGACGAAGCCTAAGGGAGTAGCCAAAATCAACGGAGAATGGGTTACGAATGAGGATGTAGCCTTCTATCAATTCATTAATCAATTGCAGCTGGAAATCAACCGTGAGGCAGCGAAGAAGAAATACACAGGTAAGCAATTAGAGGAAGAATTAACCTACTTAGAATCGCAGGAGAAAGTAAATAACAATAAGAATCAAGTTTTAACACAAATTATCCGACTCCGCTCAATGGCGATGCTTGCGAACGAAAAAGGTCATCAGGCAACGGCAGCCGAAGTGGATGCGGCCTTGGGTAAGGCTCGCGAACAGTATAACCAGTATGATTCTGCTAAAAGGTTAATTACCGAATATGGTAAAGAGAAGTTCTGGACGACTGAAAAACAGCAATACGAGATGATTGTTCTTGCGCAAAAGGTCCAAAAAGACCTGATTGCAAAGGTCAAAAAGGAAAACCCAACCTTCGGCGAGCAGGAAGTCTATTTCCAAGCCCAAAAACAATACGAAGAACTCCTCGTCTCGCAAGTCAACTCCTTGAAGATTGAGATTTTGTAG